In Paenibacillus protaetiae, the genomic stretch GATCTTTTCCTTTAATTCGGGAGTAACCTTTACTGCAAATCCTGGATCTGCCATTTTACTGATCCCCTTTAAAATGGTTTACTTTAAACTCCTTGATATACTTGAGGTTAACCGGGTTTACCGAGTTAACTGAATTCATTTCGGATTTGCTTTCTTCAACAAATATATGCAGGTCATTGAAAAAAATGTGGCTAAGCTATAGCTGTAACTGAAGGATTTGATATACTCAGTAGTGGATTCTGATTCATTAAACATTGGAGCGAATGTAACCAAAATAGTGGGAATTGAAATCCTAGATATAATTTTAAATTAAAACGATATAGGGAGTCCTTTATGGGGAAGAAATTAACGATATATCTAATTGATGGATTGGCTACCGGTCCAAGAACAATAGAAATAGGAAATTGGTCGGGAAAGGCTGTCTATTCGCAGCGTGCATCATTATCAAAAATATTAGATCGAGAAGAATTTGATCGACCTGGTGTTTACATTCTCAAATCTACTCCCAATAGCGATAATTTCAATGAACGAATTTATATTGGGGAAGCGGAAAATCTCAAGAACAGACTAAAACAGCATTTAGCTAATTCTGAAAAAGATTTTGTTGAATTAGCCGCTTTTGTTAGCAAGGATGAGATGTTAACTAAAGCACATATTAAATATCTGGAGTCCAAAATTATTAGATTGGCAAGAGAAGCGAAATCAGCTGAAATTGACAATGATAAAACACCCGAATTGAGTACCTTGCATGAAGCAGATCGATCAGATATGGAGTATTATCTTGAACAAATCAAGTTGATTTTGCCCGTTGTTAACTTCATGTTCTTAGTCCCATCTGTATATAAACAAGTCAACGAAAACAGCCAACCACGAGGACATGAAGAGAATGAGAAAGTCTTTTATTTAAAAAGCAAGTTAGCAGAGGCAAGATTACTGGAGACAGAGGAAGGCTTTGTTGTTCTGACAAATTCGCAGTGCATTAAGCAAGTTCAGAATTCGTTCCCGGAAGGATATAAGAAACTCCGAGAAAAACTTGTCGAAACAAACGTACTCGTGGAGCAAGGGGATTTCC encodes the following:
- a CDS encoding GIY-YIG nuclease family protein, whose amino-acid sequence is MGKKLTIYLIDGLATGPRTIEIGNWSGKAVYSQRASLSKILDREEFDRPGVYILKSTPNSDNFNERIYIGEAENLKNRLKQHLANSEKDFVELAAFVSKDEMLTKAHIKYLESKIIRLAREAKSAEIDNDKTPELSTLHEADRSDMEYYLEQIKLILPVVNFMFLVPSVYKQVNENSQPRGHEENEKVFYLKSKLAEARLLETEEGFVVLTNSQCIKQVQNSFPEGYKKLREKLVETNVLVEQGDFLMFQENAIFSSISAAAAVVLGRSAAGPIEWIDNSGKTYKQTQQQKFSVVESNRD